CTGAGTGTCGCAGTCGCCTCAGCTGGTGTGTTGGCAGGCACAAAAAAGCCCGCCCACACCAATGAAGTGAAATTGGGATATCCGAGTTCCGCAAAGGTGGGAACGTCGGGAAGGATGGAAAGGCGCTTTTCGCTAGCTACAGCGAGGCCTCGAAGCCCGCCCGACCTCACTGAGGACGCTGCGCCAGACGCTGGCGGAGCTGCCACAAGCGGAATCTGGTTACCCAAGGCGGCGCTGACCGCAGGTGCGCCACCCTGGAACGGTATGTGAGTCGTCGGCAGGTCTGCCAGTTTTTCAAAGAAGTATTGGATCGCAATGTGCGACATGCTGCCCGTCCCAGCTGTGCCAAATTGGGCTGAGGTCGAACGCGCAGAATCAAGAAACTCTTTGAGAGTCTTCGCGTTGGCGGGGTGAGTTGAAATCATCTCCGGCGATGAGGCAACGATTGCTACCGTTTTGAACTGGTCTGCGCTGTAGCCGCGGCGGTGTGGATAGATTGTTTCGTTCACTGCGAGCGTAGGTGTCGCGCCAAGTATTGTGTAACCGTCCGGTTCGGCACTCGCGACACGCCGATGAGCGATGTTGCCATTCGCGCCCCCGCGGTTTTCCACGACGACAGGCTGTCCAAGTTTCGCTGAAAGGCGTTCGCCGAACAGTCTCGATACTGTATCCATAAGCCCGCCGGGCGCGAAGCCAACGATGATTGTAATCGGCTTGTTCGGGTAGGATTGGGCTTTTGCGCCAGATACCGGTCCTGTAATCGCCAATAATACCGCTGCCAGTTGCGCCGTAAGTCTGGGCGTTTTTGCTACGAACTGTTCAATAATCATGGTCGTCTCCCTCTTTGATTTTTGTTTCGGGCGCTATTGCGAGGCGCGCCTAGCTTCCCACAGATGCTAGATGACCCATTTTCTGTTCGCCTATCCGGCCGCGCGGCGCAGGTTCAAACTTGATGTGTTTAAGGCGCGCACGGCAATTCGCGGCGAAACGTTCGAGGCTTTCAGGTGCAGACCTCGTTGCGGCGAAAACATACCCATCCGGTCGGACGACAAGCAGGCTAGTCGCATCCACGCCGCTCAGAAACGACCTAAGCATATTGTGGACGTCTCGCGCGAGCACATATCCGCTATCGTCATCGGTCGTCGGATTGAAGGAATGCGGCAAAATCGCAATTTTTGCGTCAACGCTCGGACCAAAGTCAAACGCCATCGCTTCTTTAATGACGTGCTGAGCATCACGTCCATAAGCGATCAAAGTGAACCCCTTACCGCGGAGTTCGTCGAGCAGCAGCGTCTCTTGCTGCTTTATTTCGGCCACAGGTTGCGGAAGCATCCTTCCCACAACGCCGGGGCAGTCGGTTTCGCTGATCAGGAAGCCGCTACGATAAAACGGCTTCGGTTTGTATTTCATCTGAGCAAAGTAGAGATGTAATGGTGGAACAAAGCGCAGCATCTTGAAGAAAATGCGCGTGAGCCATGCCTCGAACCGCGTGCGCGGCATCATGATGCGCCCCATACTGAGCGCAAGTTCGATTGTGGCGCGAACGTGCGGCTCGCGCTCCATTTGGTAGCTGGAGATAACGTCTGCATCTGCTTTTGAGGAAAGAGCAGCGACCAGTTTCCAACCAAGATTGTGCGCATCCCTGATGCCGCTGTTCATGCCCTGTCCGGCAAATGGCGGAGAAAGATGAGCGGCATCTCCAGCGAGAAAGACTCGGTTCGTACTCCATCGATCTGCCACGCGCGCATGAAACGTATAGACTTGGCGACGGACAATCGGCATGCCGGCATCTGGTCCGTTTTCAGCGAGCAGGGTTTGGACGAACTCTGGATCGGTCACCGCGGTTTCGGCTTCGTGGTCGAAAAGCATGAATTCATACCGTCGAATTCCGCCTGGACCCGGCAAGGTGATCATTGGCCGTTTGGGGTTGCACACGACCCGGGTCTGACGAAGTTGCTCGCGTGTCGCCGCCAGATCCACAATAAGCCAGCGTTCTCGATGCGTCGCTCCGACCAGTGATGCGCCGATGCTCTCACGAATGCTGCTGTGCGCGCCATCGCAGCCCACCAGGTAGGCCGCCTCGACTTCGAAGGTCTCGCCGTCGTTTCCGACCACGCAAATATGGACTGACTCAGCAGCCTCCTTGAAAGTGGTAAATGTCGAGCCGAACAAGACCGTTACATTTGTAAAGCGCGAAAGGCCTTCACGAAGTCGGCGTTCGAGCCGTGGTTGTTCAAAGGCGTTTCTGCGAGGAAAGCCATACTCTCGCGTCGTCGGTTCGATTCGAGCAAAGCAGTCCCCTTTTTCAGAATAGTAGTAAGAGCCGTAATCCAACGCACAGTCCGACATCACGGCCTCCGCGAGGCCAATGGCTTGCATGGTTCGCAGAGACTCATCGTCGATCGACACGGCGCGCGGCTCAGTCACGGTGCCGTTCCTGCGTTCAATGAGTATGACCGAAACGCCAAACTGTCCCAACAGATTCGCGAGCGTCAATCCGGTCGGTCCAGCGCCAACGATAGCGACGTCATATGAGACCTTCACCATTAGCCGGCTCTCGCAGCACCGTGGCGACGATCGATGGGATGTGTCAGCTCGGCAGTCAGCAAGCTTGCAGACGATACCAGCAACAGGGTTAAACGACGTTCGATGCTGGCATCGATGTCGGCTGCCCTTACGACAAGGCTGAGGCTCGCTGCGATCCCCATGTCTTTTGCCACGACGGGGGCTGCGATTCCCATCAACCCTTTATCGATCTCACCGCGTGTAATGCTGAAGCCGCGCTTCTTTGTGAACGCGAGTTCTTCCATTAGTTCTTCGGGCTTAAGGCGGAAAGGTCGCCGCGACTCGGCTGCTTGGATGGAGAGCAACTTCTTCAATCGACGTCCGGGAAGTTCTGCCAAAATCATTTTCGAGGTCGCGCCTCGCGTGAGGGGCATCGGCCGTCCTCGCTCGTAGCTCGAGATGATTCCTTCATGGTCCGTTCCGAAATCCGCAACGCACATCACCGTGTCGCCGTACAATCGCGCGAGCAGAGCGATGCAAGGTAGCCTTGCTTGCGCGCCAATTTCTCGCAGCATCGGCTGCCCAAAGCGGACGAGCGGATCGGTGAGCCGGATCCGGCGATCAAACTCTACGAAAGACGCCCCGAGTCTATAGTGCCCTTCGTGAGCAGGCTCCAAAAAATCAGACGCTGTGAGCTCGCGCACAGTTCGGTACACGGTGCTAACGGGAAGCTTAAGCCTTTGCGCTATATCGGGCACTGTCCATGTACTTTTGTTTTCGTCGAAAAGCCTCAGCACACTTAAAAAGCGCGAGAGTCCAGCCATGTCTATTGAGCCTCCGCCTGTACTGGATTTCGAAGACGGCCGATGCCATCGATGAAGACATCAACGGTGTCACCAAGTTTCATGAAGCAGGGTGGCGTACGCTTGAAGCCCACACCCCCCCGGAGTGCCCATCGCAATGACATCGCCGGAAGTAAGAGGCGTAAAGCTGGACACATAGGAAATAACATCCTCAACCGTGAAGATCATGTCGCCTAGTTGCGCCGATTGCATGAGATTACCGTTAAGCCGTGTCTCGATATGACGATCACCAAAGCGATCCAGTTCGTCCGGTGTTACCAGGTAAGGCCCGAGTGGAGCAGTTGCAGGAAAATTCTTGCCCGGTGTGAACTGATGAGTGTGTCGCTGCCAATCACGCAGTGTAGCGTCGTTGAAGCAGCTGTATCCGCCGATGTGTTCGATGGCGAGGTTCTTTGGAATCCGATAACCGCTTTTGCCAATGACGATCGCCAGCTCCCCCTCATAGTCCAAGTCCGTCGATATTGCGGGGCATAGAATCGGTTGCTCATGCGCGATCAGATTGTCTACGAAACGGGTGAAGATCGATGGATATTGCGAGTCGGCGCGACCGGTTTCTTTGCGGTGCTCATGATAATTGAGGCCGACGCAGATAATTTTGCCGGGATTCGGAACGGCCGGCTCAAATCGCACCTCATCCTCATCGTAGTCTTGGTCAGGTGCTGCTGACAGCTTTGGCGCCTTGTTTTCTGAGGACAGCTTGAGGAATGCCTTTAGGTCCGGCGCCAAGTGACTGTGGCGAATGCCCAGGTCGTGAATGCCTTTGCCGACACACAAGCCAAAGGTAGAACGACCTCTGACGTTGAAAGAAATATACTTCATTGCAGCATCCTTAGGCGCGCATGATGGCGCGACCCCACTTGTTCAGGGTTCGCTCCTCGTGAGGCCATGTCTTTACTTGGCGGTCGTGAACGACCTCAAGTTCTGCGGACACCTCGATCCAGTTCTCGTCCGGATCCTTGATGAAAATGAAGAGATTGTTTCCCGGGCCATGCCGGCCAGGCCCCCACATCAGTGGGACATCGTGACGTGCGAAGTGATCGCACCAGTCTCGAATTGTGTCCCATTCTCCCGCCTCATAGGAGTGGTGGTCGATTCCTTTCCGATCTTGGAGGAAGCACGCAAGATTGTGATGTTCGTGATTGCCTCGCATAAAGCATGTCATCAGCTTTCCGTCTTCGCGGACAACCTTGTCCGAGACAGAAAAGCCCAGGCCATTTGAATAGAAGTCCTCAATGGCCGCGATATCTGCTGTTGCAAGTGTAAGGTGCTGAAGCGGGCCCCGAATTGGTTTTTCTGTGTGATTGTCGCCAGACGAGAGTCCGAACACGATCTTGTTGCCGTCCGGGTCGGTCACACAGAAGGCGCCGCTGCTAAAAAAGGGTTCAGTAACAGATTCCGGTTTCAGGCCCCGTTCCTGCGCACGAGCCTTGAGGCCTTCCAGGCCTTCTTTGTCTCTCACAGCGAACCCCGCCGATGCGAGACTCTTTTCTTTGCCATGGCTGATGATCAGTCGCCTTGCCGGCCCTTGCGTGATCCAGCCGTTTTCAAATCTCGAACGCTCCATCGACATCACCGAAGCATAAAAGGCCGACAATCTGTCTGGGTCTGCACTCTCAAGGTGAAGGTGATGGAGGTACGCACTCGCCTGCACGGCTGATAGAGACATAAAAATCCTCGTCAAAGTGAATGCCGGTTGTCCGACCTTGGTTCTCATGTTATGAGAATGACAAAGATTATATCTGATAGCAATATCAAAAACTATCAAATATGTAGAGAGAAGAAGAATGCTTGAGGTAGTCGATGGCCGGATGCTTATTGGCGGGGATCTTGTTCAATCTGAGAGCGGAGATTGGATTGATTCCGTAAATCCGGCGACCGAGGAGAAGATTGGAAGGTTTCCTCGCGGCAATGCGCTTGACTGCAATAATGCGATTGCTGCCGCTGAAGCAGCGCAGCCCGCTTGGGGCAGGCTGGATATCAAGGAGCGTGCTGGATATTTGAAGCGCCTGGCCGGCAGGATCCGCGAGGAAGGGGACGCCCTTCTCAAAACTGAAGTGACCGATACCGGCAATACTATTTCAAAGATGAGTTTCGACATCGAGGCTGCCGCGGAGCAGCTTGAATGGTATTCCGGGCTTGCGAGCGAATTGAAAGGCGAAACTGTCCCGGCAAGTGCAAGGAATCTTCACCTCACCGTTCGTGAGCCATTCGGTGTCGTGGCGCGAATTGTACCGTTTAATCATCCGCTAATGTTCGCGGCGCGTGGCATTGGCGGGCCGCTCGCCGCGGGCAATACCGTCGTCATAAAGCCTCCTGAGACAAGTTCGCTGTCAGCGCATCTTCTCGGGCAGCTTTGTCGAGAGGTCTTGCCTCCAGGTACGGTGAATATTGTGACGGGTGATGGTCCTTCGGCGGGCGAACCGATTATCCGTCATCCAAACGTAAAGCGCATTGCATTCACCGGCTCTGTCCCGACTGGGATGGCGATCCAGCGTTCAGCTGCTGAAGTTGGCATCAAGGTCATATCGCTTGAGCTGGGAGGCAAGAATCCGTTTATCGTATATCCAGATGCGGACCCTGGGGCTGTCGCAAATGCTGCTGTTGGCGGGATGAATTTCGGGTGGTCGGGCCAGTCTTGCGGTTCGACGAGCCGGCTAATGGTGCACGATTCAATTTATGACGAGGTCGTGGATTTGGTGACCGAAAGAGTTGCCGCCATAGAGCTCGGCGATCCGCTCGATCCGGCGACCGAAATGGGACCGATGAATTCCTTGCGCCAGATGGATCGCGTCAATGCGATGATCGCATCCGGAATAGCAGATGGTGCCAAACTGACGACTGGCGGAGAGAAGCCAGAGGGAAGAGCCTTTGCCCGCGGTTATTGGGTCAAGCCGACAGTCTTTGCCAACGTTCATCCGCAAATGCGGATAGCTCGAGAGGAAATCTTTGGACCCGTTCTGTCGGTGATGAGCTGGTCTGATGAGGAGGCTGTGCTTGATCGCGCCAACTCCACAGAATACGGATTAACGGCGGCGATCTGGACCAATGATATCAAGCGTGCGCTCAATGCCGCGCGCCGTATGCGAGCAGGAATGGTGTGGGTCAATGGAGTCGGCAATCATTTCAAGGGCACGCCTTACGGAGGCTATAAGAATAGCGGGGTAGGTCGCGAGAGCTGTCTTGAGGAACTGCTCAGCTACACAGAGATCAAATCGATTCAGATCCTGTTGTGATCATGATCGGACGATCACCGGAAGCTCTCACCATCCGTGAAATGAAGTGATCTCGCTATGAACAGGCCTGAGTCTGCAATCGTTGCGGTTGAAGAGCATTATTGGGATGCAGAGCTTTCGGCATATTTTGCCGGTAGCGAGGGAAAGCGCGCCGATGAGATTGAGAGGCGCCTGCGCGATTTCGAAGGTGATCGCATTAAGGATATGGATCGTGCTGGCATTCAGATACAGGTCTTATCACATGGTGCACCATCCGCACAAAAGCTATCAGCGGATATCGCCGTCTCTCTGGTGCAGAGGGTGAATGACCGGCTGGCCATCGCGGTAGCCTCACGGCCCGAAAGGTTTGCCGCCTTTGCAGCCCTGCCGACTGTGTTACCAGAAGCTGCGGCGGACGAGTTACAGCGCTGCGTTGAACTCGGCTTCAAGGGTGCAATGCTGCACGGACTGTCGAACGGGGAATTTCTTGACCTGAAGAAATTCTGGCCCATATTTGCGCGTGCTGAGGCGCTTGATGTTCCGATTTATCTTCATCCGTCTCACCCGCATCCGTCCGTCGCTGAAGCGTATTACAGTGACTATGCGACCGACTTTCCGATGATCGCTCGGCCAGCTTGGGGATATACTGTCGAGGCGGGTACGCAAGCGGTGAGATTGATTGTGTCCGGCGTGTTCGAGCGTTATCCTCGCTTGAAGATCATTCTCGGACATCTCGGAGAATCTCTGCCTTTTCAGCTTTGGAGAATTGATCAAGCGTTATCGCGGCCCGGACAAAAGTCGATCAGTTTCCGAAATATTTTCTCCAATAATTTTTGGGTCACAACGAGCGGATTCTTTTCAACACCGGCGCTTGATTGCTGTATCGAAGAACTTGGTGTCGACCGCATATTATTTGCGGTCGACTGGCCTTTCGTATCGGAGAGTGCCCCGGCGGTGGCGTGGATGAAATCGACTCGTCTGTCTGCGCCGGACAAGGCCAAGATCCTCGGCGGAAACGCTCGCGCATTGTTGAAATTGTGAACATGCTCTGCGCTTCAATAGCTTTCTAAGGATGACGTCCCGCTGTGGTGCGATTTGCGCACCTGCGGTTGCGTGCCGTGAGGCCGGGATACACTATGCCGTGGACTCATTAGCACGCAGCCAAATTCGGATTGATGCGAGTTTGACGAACGCCAGATAGTTGGCGGCGAGTTTGTCGTATCGGGTCGCGACGCGCCGACATTACTTGATCTTGTTGAAGAACCGTTCGATCAGGTTGCGCGCGCGATACAGATACGGGCTGAAGCAGATCGGTCTTTACGATTTCGTTTCGGCGGAATGTTCGCCCATGCTCCTTTTGGCGAGCAAGCTCCCTGATCCAATCCGCGTCGTAGCCGCGATCCGCGAGCAACATCGTTTGGGGAGGCAAGGCGCTGAGGAGAACCGAACACAGCCGGTTGTCATGAGCCACCGGGCGTGAGAGCGAGATGGACCGGCAGGCCATTGGTGTCCACGACAGCGTGAATTTTGCTCGTCAGGCCCCTCGCGAGCGACCCATATCTTGGTGATTGTTGTCCGCGATATAGGCTCCGTGCTGGTGCACACGCACGATGGAAGTATCGATCATCTGCACCGCCGCATCATGACTGGCAGCAAACGAATCCATGATCTGGTCCCAGATGCCAGCCTGCCTCCACCGGACGAAGCGATTGTATGCTTTCGGGGGCATAACGGACATCGCCGGATTTGCTGCTGGATCGACCCGGTCGTGATTGACCCATCTGGGACATTAACGTTCGGCTGGAGATGCCCACTGGTAGGAAACATGGTGGTCAGGGAACGCTGGGTTCTTGCTCCGAGCATAGTAGGTTGGGCCCATCACATCGCCAACTGCTGCAAGTTGCTTACGGCCCCTTCGGGCTATGACTACGTCGCCGGAACGAATTTGATGCGTGAAGCGCCAGAGTATGTTGGCGATGAGTGTCCAGTAGTTGGCGGCTTGTCCGGGTACTCAACGGAATAGGGAAATATTATCAAAGAACAGGGAATTTTACTGGACAAAATCGAAATCACCGCCGAACGAGTTTTCGAACTACAGCGCGGCGCGAAGCAGCGTCTCGAAATCTCCGGCAGACGGGCGGCGCGGCGTGGTGGCATTGGAATGGTCCGCCATCGCCCGGGTCACTGTTGCGGCGATGTGCTCCTGTCGGAACCCCATCTCGCTCAGCGTCAGCGGCAGACCCAGGCTCTTGAGCAAACGAACCATGGCCTCGGCCAGATCAGCGTTATTATCGAGCGAAAACAGATTCCGCAGTGTGGCGTATTTTTCGCCAACATGGCCAGCGTTGAACCGCAGGACGTGCGGCAGGAACACGCCGTTCAGCATGCCGTGATGCAGGGTCGGCGAGCGCAACGCGCCGGCAGCGTGAGACAGCGAATGCACTGCGCCGAGCCCCTTCTGGAATGTAAGCCCGCCTTCCAGCGCCGCCATCATCATCTCCCAACGCGCCTCGCGATCGGCGCCCTTTGTCACAGCGCGCTGGATGAAACGCCACGCGCGCTGTGCACCATCGAGCGCGATCGCTTCCGCTGGCGGATTGATCAGCGGTGACAGGAACGTTTCAATACAATGGGTGAGCGCATCGATGCCAGTCGCCGCCGTCAACAACGGCGGCAGTCCCAGCGTGAGTTCAGGATCGCAGATCGCCCTTCTCGGGATTAAATATGGACTGATCAACGCCAGTTTTGAACCGTTGGTCAGGTTGAGCAAAGCACCTCGGCCGACCTCGCTGCCCGTTCCCGCAGTGGTCGGGATAGCGATCACCGGCGCGACCTTCGCAGTGATCCTACTGACTCCGTCACGGATAGCCGCATATTGCTCCAGCGGCCCCTCATGAGTGGCCGCTAACGCCACGCCCTTGGCAAGATCAATCGGCGAACCGCCGCCGAGCGCGATGACGCCGTCGCAGCCGCCGTCGCAGTAGGCTGCGACGCCTTCACGCACCGCTTCCTCCGTCGGATTCGGTGGCGTACCCGCGAACACTGTGACAGTGGATTGATCGAGGCGACTTAGCACCTGCGCTGCAATGCCGGCTTCCTGTACGCCGGCATCTGTGACGAGCAATGGCCGGTGAATGCCAAGCGCATTCAACTCGGTCGGCAGGCTCTTGATCGCGCCGAAATCGAAAATCGTCGTTGTCAGATAGCCGATGGTCGCCATGGTCAGTCTCCCTGCAACCGACGCAAATGTTGCATCACAGCATGCGCTGCATCACAGCAGGTGTTGCATCACAGCATGGCTTTATTCATCGGATGTTTAACATCGGATGATTGCGCCGGCAATTGGCTTCGGTATAAGCTGAACACGCTAGCTGGCCAAAGAGCCGGCAGCCGGGAGCAAACAGATACATGCGTACCAAACGCACCAAATCTGCCGAAAAGCGTTCGAAGCCCGGCCGCATTCATGCTGTCCTGACGACACTCGGCCGTGAGATCGCTCAGGACATCATCCCGGCTGGCGCAGTGCTGCCACCCGAGAGTGATCTCGAGGCTCGCTTCGGTGTGGGTCGCGGCGTAGTTCGTGAGGCGATCAAAACGCTGTCGGGCAAGGGGCTCATCAGCGTCCAGCCGCGTCATGGCACGCGTGTATTACCACGGCGCGATTGGAGCCTTCTCGATCGCGACGTCTTGAGCTGGCTGGTAGGCCACGACAAACCCGACCTCAAATTACTGCTGGCCGTCCAGGAAGTCCGCTCGATCATTGAGCCAGCCGCTGCCGCGCTCGCGGCCACACGCGCCACCAAGAACGACCGGCAGCATATTAATGCAGCGCTGCGAGCGATGGAGAATTCTGACAGCCAAGACAGCGCAACCGCGGCGGACAAGGCGTTTCACCTGGCGATTCTGGACGCCACGCATAATCCGGTGTTGCAGGGCTTTCGCGGCGCCATCGACACAATTCTGAGCGCTGTCTTTGTAGTTGCCGTCGACAGCGTCGATGGCTGGTTCGAAGAAAATCTTGCCAATCATGCCGCCGCTGCTCGCGCTATCGAGGAAGGTAACGCCAAGAAAGCGCGCAGCGCCATGGAGGACGTGCTTGGCTATACCCAATCCAAATTGGCTAAGCGAGATAGTCGGGCCAGGCGTCGCAAAGGTCGACCAGGTGACGCCGATGATGTGAGGCAAAGGTAATGGCGCGGCACTCGCTCTCTTCAGCACTTTGGTTCTGTGCTCCATTTGCAGTGCTACTCATCCTTTGGGCGGTTCTGGTCCCGTACTTCAACGTCAGCCCTCGGTTGTTTCCTCACATCACCTCCGTGGTGCAGGCTGGCATCGAGGGAATACAGGACGGCAGCCTATTTCAGCATATTGGTGTGAGCCTGCTGCGCGTCGTCGTCGGCACGGTACTCGCGCTATTGGTCGCCATTCCCCTAGGCGTCGCCATGGGCGTCAGTCCGGTTGTCTCCAGCTTCCTGACACCGCCGTTCAGGTTTTTCTCGGTGCTGGCTGGCATCGCGTGGATCCCCATTGCGACGCTATGGTTCGGCTACGGCTTCGGCGCCATCACCTTTGTGATCTTCAATGCCGTGTTCTTCATCGTGACGTACAACACCCTGCTTGGCGTATCGACCATTCCTCTGCACGTGCGCAATGCGGCCGCATCCCTCGGTGCGGGGCCATGGGCGATGTTGACCGAGGTGTTGCTACCAGGCGCCCTTCCCAACATCGTCACTGGTGTACGCACCGGGCTTGGCTTTGCCTGGCGCGGGCTCATTGCAGCCGAGATGATCGCCACCAATGTCGGCCTCGGTTACATGCTGTTTGTGGCGCGCGACTTTTACAAGACCGAAGTGATCGTGCTCGGCATGATCGTGATCGGCGTGCTGTGGCTACTGCTCGACCGGCTGCTCCTGGCACCGATCGAGCGCGCTACCATCGAACGCTGGGGCATGGTGCAGCGGGCATGAAATCATTTCTGCTCAAGATATGGAGTCACTACGTGCGCCTGACGGCGAGCTGGCCGTCGATCGGTTCCATCGCGCCGTTCATTCCCCTGATCGCGGCCTGGTGGATCGTCACCGAGCTGCAGATATTTCCAAGCGTGTTCCTGCCGGGACCGGCGGAAGTGGTGCGCTCATTCGGTTCGCTGGTTTATACGGGAGTCCTTCCGGAGTATCTTCAGGACAGCATGGTGCGCCTCGCCGTCGGCGCGTTCTGGGGTATCGCGCTCGGCATTCCGCTCGGTATATTGGTCGGCCTTAGCCCGCGAGCGCACACTGCACTATGGCCGCCGCTGCTATTCTTCCAAGCTATTGGCGACATCGCTTGGCTACCGATCCTGGTGATCTGGTTCGGATACGGCCTGACCACCATGACGGTCATCATCGTCTACACGGTAATTTTCCCAGTCGTTCTGAACACTGTGCTGGGAGTCCGTTCGATCCCCATCAACATGCATCGCGCCGCGCTTAGCCTCGGTGCATCGCGCGCTCGCCTGCTTTGGGAAGTAGTGTTGCCGGGCGCACTCCCCAACATCATAACCGGTTTGCGCAACGGGCTTGGCTACGGTTGGCGCGCGCTGATCGCGACCGAGATTATCGTCGGCACCAGCGGCATCGGCTTTCTCATGTTCGACGCGCGACGCGCCGGGTCGGTCGTTGAGATTCTGCTGGGCATGATCATCCTAGGCATTCTCTGGTACATCGTCGACGGCTGGATCCTTACGCCTATCGAGCGGGCCACCGGACAGCGTTGGGGGCTGGTGACGCGGTGAAGAATCTAGTCATCCGCAATCTGTCGAAGACATACTTCGACCTCTATGCCGGCACCAACGTCACCGCCGTGCACAATGTATCGCTGGACGTGCAGCAGGGCGAATTCGTCTCCATCGTGGGGCCGTCAGGGTGCGGCAAGACCACGATCCTCAATATGATCGCAGGGTTTATTCCACACACAGGCGGCGAGATCCTACTAGATGGGCGGCCGGTGAATGGTCCAGGGCCTGACCGCGGCGTGGTGTTTCAATCGTTCGCGTTGTTCCCATGGAGGACCGTGCTTGAGAACGTTGCCTTTGGCCCAAAGATGCGCGGCGTCGGCAAAGTCCAGCGCGAGAAGATTGCGCATGAGTATCTGGCACTTGCCAAACTGACCGAGGCAGCAGGGCGCTATCCTGCAGAGCTGTCGGGCGGCATGCAGCAGCGTGTAGGGGTGGTCCGCGCGCTGGCGAACGAACCAGATGTGCTGCTGATGGACGAGCCTTTCGCCAGCGTCGACGCTCAGACGCGCATGACGCTGCAGGAAGAGCTTACCCGCATATGGCAGGAGAAGCGTCCCACCGTCATTTTCATCACTCATGATGTTTCAGAAGCCGTCTTTCTAGCCAACCGGGTGGTGGCGCTGTCAAAGGGACGCGTGCTCGAAGAGATTGCAGTGGACTTACCCCGGCCGCGCTCGTGGGAGGCGCTGAACGATGATGCACGGTTTAAGGAACTGACGGGTCGGGTGCTTCAACTCGTGCGGTCGGCCTGACCATGCTGCGCGATGCGCTCAGATCGCGAAAGGCACACATCCTGCTAGCGGTCGCGGGCTGCTACCTCGTTTGGCAGCTTTGGCTGA
The genomic region above belongs to Pseudorhodoplanes sinuspersici and contains:
- a CDS encoding VOC family protein, which gives rise to MSLSAVQASAYLHHLHLESADPDRLSAFYASVMSMERSRFENGWITQGPARRLIISHGKEKSLASAGFAVRDKEGLEGLKARAQERGLKPESVTEPFFSSGAFCVTDPDGNKIVFGLSSGDNHTEKPIRGPLQHLTLATADIAAIEDFYSNGLGFSVSDKVVREDGKLMTCFMRGNHEHHNLACFLQDRKGIDHHSYEAGEWDTIRDWCDHFARHDVPLMWGPGRHGPGNNLFIFIKDPDENWIEVSAELEVVHDRQVKTWPHEERTLNKWGRAIMRA
- a CDS encoding Bug family tripartite tricarboxylate transporter substrate binding protein, which gives rise to MIIEQFVAKTPRLTAQLAAVLLAITGPVSGAKAQSYPNKPITIIVGFAPGGLMDTVSRLFGERLSAKLGQPVVVENRGGANGNIAHRRVASAEPDGYTILGATPTLAVNETIYPHRRGYSADQFKTVAIVASSPEMISTHPANAKTLKEFLDSARSTSAQFGTAGTGSMSHIAIQYFFEKLADLPTTHIPFQGGAPAVSAALGNQIPLVAAPPASGAASSVRSGGLRGLAVASEKRLSILPDVPTFAELGYPNFTSLVWAGFFVPANTPAEATATLSKAIGEILKEQPILARLEQIGFEPIFLDQESSEKLFRSDISKWKNMIDAIGLKIE
- a CDS encoding bifunctional 3-(3-hydroxy-phenyl)propionate/3-hydroxycinnamic acid hydroxylase, translating into MVKVSYDVAIVGAGPTGLTLANLLGQFGVSVILIERRNGTVTEPRAVSIDDESLRTMQAIGLAEAVMSDCALDYGSYYYSEKGDCFARIEPTTREYGFPRRNAFEQPRLERRLREGLSRFTNVTVLFGSTFTTFKEAAESVHICVVGNDGETFEVEAAYLVGCDGAHSSIRESIGASLVGATHRERWLIVDLAATREQLRQTRVVCNPKRPMITLPGPGGIRRYEFMLFDHEAETAVTDPEFVQTLLAENGPDAGMPIVRRQVYTFHARVADRWSTNRVFLAGDAAHLSPPFAGQGMNSGIRDAHNLGWKLVAALSSKADADVISSYQMEREPHVRATIELALSMGRIMMPRTRFEAWLTRIFFKMLRFVPPLHLYFAQMKYKPKPFYRSGFLISETDCPGVVGRMLPQPVAEIKQQETLLLDELRGKGFTLIAYGRDAQHVIKEAMAFDFGPSVDAKIAILPHSFNPTTDDDSGYVLARDVHNMLRSFLSGVDATSLLVVRPDGYVFAATRSAPESLERFAANCRARLKHIKFEPAPRGRIGEQKMGHLASVGS
- a CDS encoding fumarylacetoacetate hydrolase family protein; protein product: MKYISFNVRGRSTFGLCVGKGIHDLGIRHSHLAPDLKAFLKLSSENKAPKLSAAPDQDYDEDEVRFEPAVPNPGKIICVGLNYHEHRKETGRADSQYPSIFTRFVDNLIAHEQPILCPAISTDLDYEGELAIVIGKSGYRIPKNLAIEHIGGYSCFNDATLRDWQRHTHQFTPGKNFPATAPLGPYLVTPDELDRFGDRHIETRLNGNLMQSAQLGDMIFTVEDVISYVSSFTPLTSGDVIAMGTPGGCGLQAYATLLHETW
- a CDS encoding IclR family transcriptional regulator: MAGLSRFLSVLRLFDENKSTWTVPDIAQRLKLPVSTVYRTVRELTASDFLEPAHEGHYRLGASFVEFDRRIRLTDPLVRFGQPMLREIGAQARLPCIALLARLYGDTVMCVADFGTDHEGIISSYERGRPMPLTRGATSKMILAELPGRRLKKLLSIQAAESRRPFRLKPEELMEELAFTKKRGFSITRGEIDKGLMGIAAPVVAKDMGIAASLSLVVRAADIDASIERRLTLLLVSSASLLTAELTHPIDRRHGAARAG
- a CDS encoding aldehyde dehydrogenase family protein; its protein translation is MLEVVDGRMLIGGDLVQSESGDWIDSVNPATEEKIGRFPRGNALDCNNAIAAAEAAQPAWGRLDIKERAGYLKRLAGRIREEGDALLKTEVTDTGNTISKMSFDIEAAAEQLEWYSGLASELKGETVPASARNLHLTVREPFGVVARIVPFNHPLMFAARGIGGPLAAGNTVVIKPPETSSLSAHLLGQLCREVLPPGTVNIVTGDGPSAGEPIIRHPNVKRIAFTGSVPTGMAIQRSAAEVGIKVISLELGGKNPFIVYPDADPGAVANAAVGGMNFGWSGQSCGSTSRLMVHDSIYDEVVDLVTERVAAIELGDPLDPATEMGPMNSLRQMDRVNAMIASGIADGAKLTTGGEKPEGRAFARGYWVKPTVFANVHPQMRIAREEIFGPVLSVMSWSDEEAVLDRANSTEYGLTAAIWTNDIKRALNAARRMRAGMVWVNGVGNHFKGTPYGGYKNSGVGRESCLEELLSYTEIKSIQILL